A stretch of the Photobacterium toruni genome encodes the following:
- the yjjX gene encoding inosine/xanthosine triphosphatase: protein MPTIIVASTNPAKITAVTDAFNAIFPQQSFITTGVSTESGVRDQPLTSEETLLGANNRVISCRERYPDADYIVGLEAGLDDNFTFAWMVIEHQGRKSTARSASLPLPPLALEKIAQGMELGDVMDEMFAQQNIKQKGGAIAMLTNHLLSRSSVYQQALILALIPFLHPELY, encoded by the coding sequence ATGCCTACTATTATTGTTGCCTCAACCAACCCTGCAAAAATTACCGCTGTCACTGATGCATTCAATGCTATTTTTCCACAACAATCATTTATTACGACAGGTGTCAGTACGGAAAGTGGTGTGCGCGATCAACCATTAACCAGTGAAGAGACATTATTAGGGGCTAACAATCGCGTTATTTCGTGTCGTGAACGCTACCCTGATGCTGATTATATTGTCGGCCTAGAAGCAGGATTAGATGATAATTTTACTTTTGCATGGATGGTGATTGAACATCAAGGAAGAAAATCGACCGCTCGTTCAGCTTCGTTACCTTTACCGCCATTAGCATTGGAAAAAATAGCACAGGGAATGGAGCTAGGAGATGTGATGGATGAGATGTTTGCTCAACAAAACATTAAACAAAAAGGGGGGGCTATTGCAATGCTAACTAACCATTTATTGAGCCGTAGCAGTGTCTATCAACAAGCATTGATTCTCGCGTTAATCCCTTTTTTACACCCTGAATTATACTAG
- the trpR gene encoding trp operon repressor has translation MKMAVDSPKYTDWQQIIDLLQQASAQQRDQLLFKVLLTHDEREALIARVNIVHELLNGERSQRKISELLGVGVATITRGSNELKHQDDATKAWLADFLAKNVPSAPEE, from the coding sequence ATAAAAATGGCTGTAGACTCACCAAAGTATACTGATTGGCAACAAATTATAGATTTGCTTCAGCAAGCCTCTGCGCAACAGCGGGATCAGTTACTGTTTAAAGTATTATTAACTCATGATGAAAGAGAGGCATTAATTGCACGCGTAAATATAGTGCATGAGTTACTTAATGGTGAACGTAGCCAGCGTAAAATCAGTGAATTACTGGGTGTTGGTGTGGCTACTATCACTCGTGGTTCTAACGAACTTAAACATCAAGATGATGCAACAAAAGCATGGTTAGCTGATTTTCTCGCTAAAAATGTTCCTTCTGCACCAGAAGAATAG